In bacterium, the genomic window GTCGAGCCGCGAGGCGCGATGAGCGTGGTGACGCTCATGATGCTCTTGGCGTTGGCCTCGCGGTCCGCGAGGCGCAGGCGTACGTCGCAGTCGAGATCGGCCATGGCCTTTACGATCTTCGACGCCGGGCGCAGATGCAAGCCCGCCATGTTGCGGACCTGCACGTCCTTCTGAATGACGCCGTCGCCGCTAATGGCCGATTCCCCGCAACAGATCGTTGGCGAGCGCCAGATGCTGGCGCCCCGTTTCGACCAGGTCGCGGACGATCTCGGCGAGCGGCCGGCCGTTCCGCGACTCGGCGAGCTTCAGGATCATGGGCAGATTCATGCCGGTGATCACCTCGACCTGCCCCTCTTTCAGCAACGTCAACGCCACGTTCGAGGGGGTGCCGCCGAACATGTCGGTGAAGATGATGACGCCGTCGCCGGAATCCGTTGCGCGCACCGCGGTCTCGATTTTTTCCGCGATCGCCTCGGGATCCTCGAGCGCATTGATCGCCACGCTCGCGGAATTTTCGAGGTC contains:
- a CDS encoding HPr family phosphocarrier protein, whose protein sequence is MQVRNMAGLHLRPASKIVKAMADLDCDVRLRLADREANAKSIMSVTTLIAPRGSTITIEASGPDATRAVSALASLFQNKFGEE
- a CDS encoding PTS sugar transporter subunit IIA codes for the protein MIGMVIVAHGGLADEFIQTTQTILGKDLENSASVAINALEDPEAIAEKIETAVRATDSGDGVIIFTDMFGGTPSNVALTLLKEGQVEVITGMNLPMILKLAESRNGRPLAEIVRDLVETGRQHLALANDLLRGIGH